One segment of Panicum virgatum strain AP13 chromosome 1K, P.virgatum_v5, whole genome shotgun sequence DNA contains the following:
- the LOC120657071 gene encoding treponemal membrane protein B-like yields MLADMLHEITQLQRGPAHPTPLPDSGFIQSAMLNQCSIPPTTATRQDSQAKKLEEMKHAKNNAIAAKREAALEAKLKAAENKATEARARKEMAAEKKEALAQARKVEAAKKRAAIVEAKRIAAEERKALTVAKKEMAAAKRAAVARAREETQAAKKAKKN; encoded by the coding sequence AGAGGGCCTGCACACCCCACTCCTTTACCCGACTCCGGGTTCATCCAATCTGCTATGCTGAACCAGTGCTCAATTCCTCCTACCACTGCAACAAGACAAGACAGTCAAGCAAAgaagctagaggagatgaaacATGCTAAAAACAATGCAATAGCTGCCAAGAGAGAAGCTGCACTTGAAGCAAAGTTAAAGGCTGCAGAGAACAAGGCAACAGAGGCACGAGCAAGGAAGGAAATGGCTGCAGAGAAGAAAGAAGCTCTTGCACAAGCAAGGAAAGTCGAGGCTGCAAAGAAGAGAGCAGCAATTGTGGAGGCCAAAAGGATTGCAGCTGAAGAGAGAAAAGCATTAACGGTTGCCAAAAAAGAAATGGCAGCTGCCAAAAGGGCAGCAGTTGCTCGTGCAAGGGAGGAAACACAAGCTGCTAAGAAAgcaaagaaaaactaa